A genomic window from Gemmatimonadota bacterium includes:
- the infB gene encoding translation initiation factor IF-2: MRVAEAAKEFHIPADTLIQLLHELGVPARSESSTVEDAVINRLRARFERGRRAGHGEAEEIIGAVMEDTQAAGRRRRRRQRPEEAAALELTTADSSASVVADAAEAMAAEQVEAAAARGAELVTVGGEEPTDTTIVVEAAAAPPVEAPVAPEAEAAPEEVAAEAAPPPLRLARTVATPRPVEPRFPERARPRRVSEGWPTRPSAPTRPSAPVRPPAPAASAAPGGQVRIQAEGFTTDGRRKKDKRKKRRQRVDQGAVQENIQRVLAELKSGGRRRRHRREEPTARIEEAAERERLAAEEAKTVHVNEFLTAGELAELIERSPTEIITSAFKNLGLMVTINQRLDFDQIELLLDEFGFRAVREAEYGAELVEAEAPDEEARLEPRPPVVTVMGHVDHGKTLLLDYIRKANVVAGEAGGITQHIGAYHVRLDDGRSLSFLDTPGHAAFTAMRARGAEVTDIVVLVVAADDSVMPQTVEAISHAKNAGVPIVVGINKTDLPAANPARVRQELLEHGVVVEEFGGDVLSAEVSAKTGAGVDELLEKILLQSEVLELKANPSRPAQGAVIEAQLDVGKGPVATVLVTAGTLRVGDDFVCGFHHGRVRALLDERGKAVTEAGPSIPVQVLGLSGVPQAGDSLAVMEAERAAGIAHTRQRLEREKQLRIKGRGVKLTDISKLLAEGQTAQLNLVIKGDVDGSVQALSDALDQLSTADVQVQVIHRGVGAINESDVLLAATAAAIIIGFHVRPDQNARAVAEREGVDIRLYNINYEAVEDVRAALEGMLQPEERELLLGVAEVRQIFKVPRVGTVAGCYVTEGVLDRKGRVRLVRDGVQVYDGELGSLKRFKEDVREVRESFECGLSIAGFNDIKVGDVLECYRIESVARTLAGAAGGGEEG, translated from the coding sequence ATGCGCGTCGCAGAGGCAGCCAAGGAATTTCATATCCCGGCGGACACGCTGATCCAGCTTCTCCACGAGCTGGGCGTTCCCGCGCGGAGCGAGAGCTCCACGGTGGAGGACGCTGTGATCAACCGGCTGCGCGCCCGTTTCGAGCGGGGGCGCAGGGCGGGCCACGGAGAGGCGGAAGAGATCATCGGCGCGGTGATGGAAGACACTCAGGCGGCGGGCCGCCGCCGTCGTCGCCGCCAGCGCCCGGAGGAGGCGGCGGCGCTCGAGTTGACGACTGCCGATTCCTCGGCCTCCGTGGTCGCGGACGCGGCCGAAGCTATGGCGGCGGAGCAGGTGGAGGCGGCTGCGGCGCGCGGCGCAGAGCTGGTCACCGTGGGCGGCGAGGAGCCGACGGACACGACCATCGTGGTCGAGGCGGCGGCTGCGCCGCCGGTGGAAGCGCCGGTGGCTCCGGAGGCAGAAGCTGCGCCTGAAGAGGTCGCGGCCGAGGCAGCGCCGCCGCCCCTGCGGCTGGCGCGCACAGTAGCAACGCCGCGGCCCGTCGAGCCGCGTTTCCCGGAGCGGGCTCGGCCGCGGCGCGTGAGCGAGGGGTGGCCGACGCGGCCGTCCGCGCCGACGCGGCCGTCCGCGCCTGTGCGGCCACCGGCGCCGGCGGCGAGCGCGGCCCCTGGCGGCCAGGTGCGGATCCAGGCGGAGGGCTTCACGACGGACGGGCGGCGCAAGAAGGACAAGCGGAAGAAGCGTCGCCAGCGGGTGGACCAGGGCGCGGTGCAGGAGAACATCCAGCGCGTGCTGGCGGAGCTCAAGTCGGGTGGCAGGCGGCGGCGTCACCGGCGCGAGGAGCCGACGGCGCGCATCGAGGAGGCGGCGGAGCGGGAGCGGCTGGCGGCGGAAGAGGCGAAGACCGTCCACGTGAACGAGTTCCTCACGGCGGGAGAGCTGGCCGAGCTGATCGAGCGCAGCCCGACCGAGATCATCACCAGCGCGTTCAAGAACCTGGGCCTCATGGTGACCATCAACCAGCGGCTGGACTTCGACCAGATCGAGCTGCTGCTGGACGAGTTCGGGTTCCGCGCCGTGCGCGAGGCGGAATACGGCGCCGAGCTGGTCGAGGCGGAGGCGCCGGACGAGGAGGCGCGGCTCGAGCCCCGGCCGCCCGTGGTCACGGTCATGGGCCACGTCGACCACGGCAAGACGCTGCTGCTCGACTACATCCGCAAGGCGAACGTGGTGGCGGGCGAGGCGGGCGGCATTACGCAGCACATTGGCGCCTACCACGTCCGGCTGGATGATGGCCGCTCGCTGAGCTTCCTGGACACGCCGGGCCACGCGGCGTTCACCGCCATGCGTGCCCGCGGCGCCGAGGTCACGGACATCGTGGTGCTGGTGGTGGCTGCGGACGACTCGGTGATGCCGCAAACGGTCGAGGCCATCAGCCATGCCAAGAACGCCGGCGTGCCCATTGTCGTGGGCATCAACAAGACGGACCTCCCCGCGGCGAACCCGGCGCGGGTGCGCCAGGAACTGCTCGAGCACGGCGTCGTGGTCGAGGAGTTCGGCGGCGATGTCCTTTCGGCCGAGGTCAGTGCCAAGACGGGCGCGGGTGTGGACGAGCTGCTGGAGAAGATCCTGCTGCAGAGCGAGGTGCTCGAGCTCAAGGCCAACCCGAGCCGCCCGGCGCAGGGCGCGGTGATCGAGGCGCAGCTCGACGTGGGTAAGGGGCCGGTCGCGACAGTGCTCGTGACGGCTGGCACGCTGCGCGTAGGTGACGACTTCGTGTGCGGCTTCCACCATGGCCGGGTCCGCGCCCTGCTGGACGAGCGGGGCAAGGCGGTCACGGAGGCGGGCCCGTCCATCCCGGTGCAGGTGCTGGGGCTCTCGGGCGTGCCCCAGGCGGGCGACTCGCTGGCGGTCATGGAGGCGGAGCGAGCGGCCGGGATCGCCCACACGCGCCAGCGGCTCGAGCGGGAGAAACAGCTCCGGATCAAGGGGCGCGGCGTGAAGCTGACCGACATCAGCAAGCTGCTGGCGGAAGGCCAGACGGCGCAGCTCAACCTGGTGATCAAGGGAGACGTGGACGGCTCGGTGCAGGCGCTGTCCGACGCGCTCGATCAGCTTTCGACCGCGGATGTGCAGGTGCAGGTGATCCACCGCGGGGTGGGCGCGATCAACGAGTCGGACGTGCTGCTTGCGGCCACGGCTGCGGCCATCATCATCGGGTTCCACGTGCGGCCGGACCAGAATGCGCGGGCGGTGGCGGAGCGGGAGGGCGTGGACATCCGGCTCTACAACATCAATTACGAGGCGGTCGAAGATGTGAGGGCCGCGCTCGAGGGGATGCTGCAGCCGGAGGAGCGGGAGCTGCTGCTGGGAGTCGCCGAGGTGCGCCAGATCTTCAAAGTGCCGCGGGTCGGCACGGTGGCCGGGTGCTACGTCACGGAGGGTGTGCTGGACCGTAAGGGCCGGGTGCGGCTGGTGCGCGACGGTGTCCAGGTCTATGACGGTGAGCTGGGCAGCCTGAAGCGGTTCAAGGAGGACGTGCGCGAGGTGCGCGAGAGCTTCGAGTGTGGCCTGAGCATTGCCGGCTTCAACGACATCAAGGTCGGTGACGTCCTCGAGTGCTACCGCATCGAGTCGGTGGCCCGCACATTGGCGGGCGCGGCGGGCGGCGGGGAGGAAGGCTAA
- a CDS encoding ribosomal L7Ae/L30e/S12e/Gadd45 family protein, protein MAKSEAVLRLLGLAARAGAVLPGTQRVREAVRGGALRLVIVAADASPNSRAKLLPLLEQRRVQHLVGFSRSELGWAVGRGPLSALGVTDAALAGRLRQLAEGQGSG, encoded by the coding sequence ATGGCGAAGTCTGAGGCGGTGCTGCGCCTGCTCGGACTGGCGGCGCGGGCGGGGGCGGTGCTTCCGGGCACGCAGCGCGTGCGCGAGGCGGTGCGCGGGGGCGCACTCCGTTTGGTGATCGTAGCTGCCGACGCTTCGCCGAACAGTCGGGCCAAGCTACTGCCGCTGCTGGAGCAGCGGCGGGTCCAGCACCTGGTCGGCTTCAGCCGCTCGGAGCTGGGGTGGGCCGTGGGCCGCGGGCCGCTGAGCGCGCTGGGCGTAACGGATGCGGCGCTGGCCGGGCGACTGAGGCAACTGGCGGAAGGGCAAGGCTCGGGGTGA